Part of the Nicotiana sylvestris chromosome 2, ASM39365v2, whole genome shotgun sequence genome, CTCCCTCTTCTTGGCGTAATGCTTGAAAAATTTCCAACTTCTGTGGAACCTGCTGTTTGGTGGCCTCAACAACGTCGAAGACAGCCCAAAAGAGTCAGTGACGGCGATAAATATAATGGTTGGAACGGGAAATTGGAAGAGGAAATGGAAGAAATAATGGGAGTATTAAGCAGAAAAGACCAAGAAGAATATATTAGTCTGGGGAAAAAGGCCTTGAAATTTAACAAGTTTTTAGCCATTTCTGGTCCTTTACTCACAGGCCTAGCAGCGGTTGGCTCTGCATTTGCAGATTCTTCTCCTTCTCATGGATCTTGGGCAGCTATGTTTGGAATTGTTGGTGGCGCTTTAGCAAGCGTTGTTAACACGGTTGAGCATGGTGGACAAGCTGGAATGGTATTCGAAATGTATCGAAGTAACGCTGGTTTCTTCAGGTATATGCAAGAATCAGTTGAGTCCAACTTGACAGAAACAGACATGGAGAGAAGAGAAAATGGTGAAGTGTTTGAAATGAAAATGGCTTTGAAGTTAGGTAGGAGCTTATCTGACCTAAGAGATCTTGCTGCTGGTGCTTCGTCGAAGGGAGAGCAAATTGAGTTCGGAAGCAAGCTCTTCTAAAATTTTGACAATTCATAGTGTAATGCATAGACAAAATCAAGTACATATCATTGTCTATAATTAAGAGTAGGGCTAACTCATTCTTTCAGATTCAAATGTTACTTAATTAAATTGCTTATAACAGTTTCTCAGGCCATCTTGCTAGCTGCAAGTGCCTtgatttgttcttttttcttctgtTGAGActtgtataattatatttttatatgtaATGATAGTTAGTTTTACACTTAGTGAAATTAGTTAGTGGGCCAGCTTAGCCAACTCAGCATTAGTTGTAATTTTCGGTATTGTACATGTATATACTTTGTGCTACAGTGAGAAAAGAAGGTGAGCTTTCACTTTCCCAATTTCTATTTCTCTCTTATGTTTTCTTTCTCACATAACTCTCTAGAAGGACTCCATTGAAGCTCCAGATCGAGTTTCAAGCTCATCTTCAATCCCAGttctaacatggtatcagagcaaggaaGCTCATACCCAACTATCCGCCATCGTCCCTCTCAACTTCGCCCACTACTTTCTTTCTTCTGAGTCTGTCTCTCTAGTTCGATCGTCATTTGCCTAATTTGTTCGAATTGCAAAATTGATAACTGATCCTTCAAGTTTTATCTGAAATTAGCGTGTCACACAACAGATTCATCTATTCATGGCTGTATTAGATCAGGAAGATACATCTGTTGGTGATACCAGTGTCGCCGCTGCAATGAGCACCAGAATAGATCCAAGTGATCCACTCTACCTACATCCGTCAGACAATCCTGGAGCGATGCTTGTCTCAGCTCCTTTCAGTGGAATTGGGTATAGATCCTGGAGATGTAGTGTCATGCAAGGTTTGTCTGTCAAAAACAAGTTAGGGTTTATAAGTGGAGAGTGCAAATCACCAGATCCTCAATCTCAAAGGTTTCGACAGTGGGAGCGATGCGACGATGTGATAACGTCTTAGATTCTAAATTCACTCTCCAAAGATATTGCTGACAATGTGGAATATGCTAATAATGCTGTTGAGTTGTGGAGAGAATTAGAGGATCACTATGAGCAAACTAATGGTACTAGGTTGTACCAGATTCAAAAAGAGATAAACGACCTGTCTCAAGGTGTGTTGGACATTAAAGGTTATTACATTAAACAGAAAAAGCTCCGGGAAGAGCTGAATACTTTGAGTAAGAAGACTCACTGCAGTTGTACCTGTAATTGTGGTGCCAAGGAGAACATGCACAAGGCCGAGCAGGACATGAGCTTGATACAGTTCCTTATGGAACTTAATGAGGTCTACATTGTTGTACGTGGAAGCATTCTTATGATGAATCTGCTGCCAACTCTTGTACATGCTTTTTCACTGCTCATTCAGGATGAGAAGCAGAGAGAGATCAAACCAATTAACCAAATGCTTTTTGAGTCTGCTGCCCTAAATGTCAACACATCAAAACCCGGTTCCTACAGAATAGATTAATCTGCCAATAGCAATTCCATCGGAGGCAATAAGCCTCAACAATTTTGTGATTACTGTAAGAGACCAGGGCATACCAAGGACAATTGCTATAAACTACACGGGTACCCTCAGAGTTTTGGCAATTCACACACTCAAAGTTCAAATGCAGGACAAAACATGAATCAAGCTGCAAGGTTCAACAAAAGAACGAGAATAGTAGCCAGTATGCAAGGGACCTCTCGGAAAAAGTCATTTCCGACgaactttcttcttttctttactttttttgtCACATACAATGATACAAATATATTGTATTATGCACAAATACACTCAAATACAttgtatttttatataaatacattatttttttGCTTTTATGTATTCTGAAGGACTGTAATTTTTTACTACAGCCGAATATCACGgtgttttgtgattttttgttgtttgaatataGTGAATTGAATACGGTGACTTGAATACAATATATAATAGTGAATAATAAATATATGTAAATTAAATACAATGTACACAACCGAATAAAATACAATTTATTTTGTTGCATATTATACTTGCTGGGAACATCAGATTGTGCTTGAGCTATTTCGCTCCTCTTGATTTAAATTTTAAATGGATTGAGAAAACTATGGCGGAGTATTTATTTAGCAATTACATTGCCTTGCACTAGTTATTTTGGGTTTTATCCTTTCAACACATGCAAAACATCGTTTTCTTCTTAAGCTAATACCAGTAAAACACTTAGTCAGGATGCTTGTGTGGACTCTTATTAATAAATCACATCTCAAAAAGAATAGTACTAGTAAGAGGGAAATTATAAACCATTGCACCACTTAGTAATAAGGTAATGTGATGTAAAAGTTAATCATGAAAATGTGCATATAAGGACAGATCATTAACGTACCCGTAGCCTAAACAAATCAAAATGCAAAGTCAAAAAAATTGAACATTTTTTACTTCGTCATCATTATTTCTTGTTTTTTTAATTTGAAGTAAAATACAATTATCCTATAAGTTTTCTCATGGATTTTTTTTCCAACCGTGGCAATTCTTTCTTACTCTTCAAAAATATATGTGGTTAAAGCTTAACGCTATTCCATAATATAAACAATAAAAAAGTGATTGTTTATACCAAGTATTATCGTGCATGAAATACTCCTAATTTGGAAAGATAGTTGAGTTGGACGGGTCTTGAGTACAATTACCGATGGCGGTTTCTAAATTGAGACACCATAGAAGTATTCTACGTTGAAAGTCAATATAAGAAGTATGTGTAAAAAATAAACAAGGGGGCTGAAAATTTTCAAGAGGCCTAAAATAACCGAAGCCAAAATAAGAAAGAGTCTTGGCCATGTACCCATTCAATTCAAACTTTGAATAACTATAATTAGCTCTTGTTTTCAGTCAAATCTTATTAATTTCAATTGTCAACTCTCCTTATAAATACGTGCCATTTCCCTTCTTTACCATAATCACAACTATAATCTTTTATCTCTTCTTTAACAGCTACTACTACACAAATCTCTATCATCTTTCTTTTCCATTCTAAATCAATTAACATCCCATTATAGAAAGAAAATATGGCAATCGTCCAATCTTCAAGTTTCTTGAGTTCAAGGAATTCTGTTCCCTCAACATCATCTAATTGCAGCTGTAAAAGAGGATTGATAAAAGCGAGTATTAATATTCCAAGAATTAAAACAAGCAAAATCTCTCTTCCCAATCTTCAAATAGGAGGGAGATCAGCAAAAGAACAAGAGCTGATTAGCTATTCAACCATAGTAAACAACCTCCTAGATGAGAAACAGCTTAGCCCAGCTAGAACAAGAAGTGATGATATGAACAATGGTCCTGATCAGCTGGTTATCGCAAAGCTTTATGCGATTAAGGAGGCAGTTGCAGATAGAGTTGAGATGCATAGGAATATTGGGGAACAGAGAAGCCAGTGGAACAATATGCTTTTGACATCCATTAATGGCATAACTCTAGCTGCTGCTGCTATGACTGGAATTGCAGCTAGCAATGGTGCTAGTGGTGATGCTATTTTGGGACTAAAAATGTCTTCCACTTTGATGTATTTGGCTGCTACTGGCATGTTGGTGATCATCAACAAGATTCAACCATCCCAACTTGCTGAAGAACAAAGAAACGCGACAAGGTTGTTTCAAGATCTCTATAACCAAATTGAAACAACTTTATCAATCGGTCAGCCTTCAGCTATTGATGTGAAAGAAACAATGGACAAAGTATTGGCTCTTGACAAGGCCTACCCTCTCCCTCTTCTTGGCGTAATGCTTGAAAAATTTCCATCTTCTGTTGAACCTGCTGTTTGGTGGCCTCAACAACGTCGTAGACAGCCCAAAAGAGTCAGTGACGGCGATAAGTATAATGGCTGGAACGGGAAATTGGAGgaggaaatgaaagaaataatggGAGTGTTAGGCAGAAAAGACCAAGAAGAATATATTAGTCTAGGGAAAAAGGCCTTGAAATTTAACAAGTTTTTAGCCATCTCTGGTCCTTTTCTCACAGGCCTAGCAGCGATTGGCTCTGCATTTGTAGGTTCTTCTCCTTCTCATGGATCTTGGGCAGCTATGCTTGGAATTGTTGGTGGCGCTTTAGCAAGCGTTGTTAACATGGTTGAGCATGGTGGACAAGTTGGAATGGTATTCGAAATGTACAGGAGTAACGCTGGTTTCTTCGAGTACATGCAACaatcaattgaatcaaacttgACAGAAACAGATATGGAGAGAAGAGAAAATGGTGAAGTGTTTGAAATGAAGGTGGCTTTGAAGTTAGGAAGGAGCTTATCTGATCTAAGAAATcttgctgcttcttcttcatcgAAAGCAGAAGATTTGGACGAGTTTGGGAGCAAACTTTTTTAGAGTTTGGCTATTCACAGTATAGAGCATTGACAAAATCAAGTgtatagttatttttttattcaattactATATATCTGTACACCCGAGTAGGGATTCCTTAATTCTTTGTTCATACAGCCTTATTGATTAATCTTAATTCTTTGTTCATATGGCCTGATGGATTCTTAATTATTTTGTTGCTTAATGAAAGATATTTTATACTATATattattacataattttataCCAATAAAGTTGGGACCTTTTTTTTGCTCTATATAGTAATCAACCCTTTATATTCTCTTTGCTGCATCAAAACAGTAACCAATCAaccacacacatatatataataGTAAGGATTATGCTTTTAATGGATGGATATATGATTGAAGTTCCAATataaatattactcacttttttaCTCTTCTTATTGTTTGTATAATACCAATCTGTTCAGCGTTATCAACTCAAATATACTCCTCTTCTATTTTTTGAACATAAAAAACCATGCATATACACATGTTTCTGGCatgttttccttcttttctttttcaacaacaaTTTTGCATCATGTATATATCCTCCGCAACGCTGCCGCATAACGATCGAAAGTAAGCTTCATTACCATTTAGCTATATTTTCTTGAATATCACTCAAAATATAATTGAAAATATGACCCTCCTCAcctctttcttttttgataacACTGTGGATTACCATTGATAATCAACAGTACACCTGATAAGCACCTCGACCTTAAAACTCCTTATCTGGAGTGTTTCAGATCCAGCCTTAGAGATCACTAATTACACATCAACCTCTGCATCGATACACTACATCTCTGCCCTCTGCATCGATACACAACACCTCTGCCCTTTCTTAGTAATTAGTATGTCTAAACAAGTCAATCCTATCTACTAGTTCTTTTTTAATTTGTGTTCCTATACTCTCCATATTTACAATTGTATTCCTGAAAATTTTCCGATTCCTAGCCTTTCAAATATGACATACTATTGCTGCCCATAATAGTATGATCATGCCCtttttaatgtcaattatgagggccattgaagaatgtATAACGACGGGCATGAGTGACAAATTCTTTAACCGGCAGTGTACTAAATGCTGtagaatattctccattaaataCTGCCGGATAGTAGTATTTTTTTTAATCAAAAACCACTATGGTGGTGGGGGGTTAGGCCACGACCCCTACCAGTTTATTAATACCACAAAAAAATAGTACATGGAGGAGGATATAAACCGTGGCCTCCATTACAGAGTGAAGAATGTTCTTAAACATCCTTATGGTGGATCGCTCAACAGAAAGTTTCTGGCTAGAGGACTTCTCCTCCTTTACAATTGACCTTAGTAAGGTAGCAAAAAAGGTGAACAATGCTAGCAGTCCATAcatcaattactaactactcatttTGGCTTGTCTAACTCTTAAGTATATAGAAAGAACCTCTAGCAGCTTGTGGTAGTTCTTGGACTGAGAAGAACATATCAGCAATCCCTTGATCCTGCATTTAGAGGCGGACCCGGAACTCGAGCATGATGGGGGCACCACTGTATATGCTAATCGCCAGCGATAAAATTCGGTGTGCAACTCTTTGAAAAATGAATATGATGACTTATCATCCAAGTATTAACATAAAGaagttctaaagaaaaagaaagcactagacgggggaggggggggggagagAATTCTTCGTAATAGGGCGTTCAAATGTAAAATTATAAAAGACTTACTAAAGAAATTAAGATTAAGAGTATGTAATAACATAAACGAATTGAAGAAGAGTCTCAAACTCTTAGTTTCCATTGCCAATTCAAAGTGATTGTTAAAGAagatttgtatttttctttttgtggAGCGATAAGTTGCAATTTGAGGCTTTCAATTCTAAGGAAggaatttacaaaaaaaaaaaaaaattaattaaattgacTATTTTGTGTTAGTACTAAACTATAATTGAATattagaaaaaaaagaagattaaagtaaaaataaagtaatttgcTATTAAATAAAAATTACATTGTATTCAAAGCTTTGGGTGGTTTCGAACCCGCGTCACCACAGCATAGGAGAGAATTTAAGTTCCCAAAGCAACCACTTCTTCCATCCATCACCTTGTGTTTGGGGGCACCattaaaatatttaaggggtCCCGTATATAAGTAcacatatatataatatgtatatacAGAATTTTTGCCGAGGTTAACGGGGTCACGTGACCCCTCAACTACCAACCTACGTCCGCCCCTGCCTGCATTGTGCCTccatttattttatctttatgtGCACCATTCTTTCCGGTAAGAGATGGAATAGTTGTCTTCGATTTTAGCTATCCTTTGCCTTCGGCTTCACGTGTCACTCCCTTATGCAATCACTTAACAtgacatattttaccctatatcAAATTCACTACTAATATAATACTAATATTATACGATTTAGGTTAAGCCTACATCATTTTTGTTGCGGAATATTGTGggttaactagcacacaatctcacacaaagcaaatagagaagaaaaatcaacacaaggatttaacgaggttcgACTAAATCTAATCCTCGGGacaaaagaagagagagttttccactatgaatgagaagaaaagcaCAATACTGATAAGTACATTTTACCTGATTTAAATATATCACTTTCCTCGCAAAAGTATAAAAAATATCATGTTTCTTTCACAAATTTAATTTGATTGCGCAGAAAATGCTACAAGAAGAATTAGTGCACAAGCAATAAAactttaagaagaaaaaaaaaagggaaacaaGCTATGACAAAATACGGACGGCATAAAATCCATCTACCACAACAAAGTGGCCGTAACcagattcaaaaaaataaaagaatcttTCATAACCAAAACAAATGGTTATAACCGAACCAACTTGTTTTGGTTTGATTATAAAAGCATACGATGAAGAAGGAGAGGGGGGAGCCCAGCAGACAACAAAAATCCATTTCAGTCTTTCCTTTGCATTTCAGTCAGTTGTTCAGTTCTTTGAATTTTCATCCAGTCATTACAGTGGCTTTTATTTCTAGTTCCTAATAAATCTTAGCTTTAAAAATTACTCTATATCCTGCTTTTAATTAAATAGGGGGAATATTCTTTCTgaatatttctttctattttcttatctAATGGACAAGAATATTTTCATTAGCAGTATTAGCTTTAGTATGGAGTAACTTTTCTTGTGTTGGGAGAAAGACAGATCTTAATATTTCTATATAATAGTTGATATTATTCCTCAAATTCACATGCTTGAGCTAGAATTTATTTAACTTTTATCTGCTTTTACAGTTAgaagttatttaatttattaacatcTATCCATCTTGTATTACATATTAACTATTTATTAATTCTGTAATCGAGAGAGGCGGAATAAAATAATATAGTTAAGTGTAGTATtgataaatattaatatttattaagTAACATCTATCTCTTTTATGTTATAATTAATTTTATACTTATTTGTAATCGAGAGAGGCGAATAGTGTAATAGTCAGTTATAACAAGTAGGGCAACCGAAAGGGACTTACTAACAAGAGCGTGTTTTAGTTCAATCATATATTTCTGGTTCTTTAATATTACTAGTTTGAAGATTAATTTGTATAACCGAAAGGAGTGCGATTAATTATCAACTTAAGTAATAATATATATTTGTAATCGTGAGAGACAATTATACATTTTtgagaaatagaaattgaagaaTAATAATTCTACTATATAGAAATATTAAGTGAAGTCAAGATCCCAacacctttttattatatttgtcaaaaacaaaatattttctattgCTTTATTCGTGTATTTTTAGTTAGTTAATTCACAACTCAACTCTTTCGAATTTTCTTAAATAGTAATTAAAACAAGAAATGTCTGTAGAATAGATAAATCaatctctgtgggttcgacatctTTCTCTACTACaatttgacagagtacgagtTTAAATAATATACGCCAGACACTCGTCAAAtttttggcgctgttgccgggGATTGGCAAAATCTACTACAAATTAATTGTTTTACTACTAATTTGagatttttgtttttaattattttgacttTTATGCAAAAATTTCAGGAAGTGTATGACCCGTTCCTCCTCGAGAGAACTAGTTGAAtacgatcctgaaattgaaaaATCCTTGCGGTTGTTGCGAAAAGAACAGGTTTCACAATCTCAAATTTCTTCACAAGATAAAATGGAGAACGAAGAActtaacaacaacaaccaactcCCGCCACATCAAGTAGAAGAACATGAAGTGGCACCACGACGTGATAGAA contains:
- the LOC104231517 gene encoding probable F-box protein At4g22030, which translates into the protein MAIVQSSSFLSSRNSVPSTSSNCSCKRGLIKASINIPRIKTSKISLPNLQIGGRSAKEQELISYSTIVNNLLDEKQLSPARTRSDDMNNGPDQLVIAKLYAIKEAVADRVEMHRNIGEQRSQWNNMLLTSINGITLAAAAMTGIAASNGASGDAILGLKMSSTLMYLAATGMLVIINKIQPSQLAEEQRNATRLFQDLYNQIETTLSIGQPSAIDVKETMDKVLALDKAYPLPLLGVMLEKFPSSVEPAVWWPQQRRRQPKRVSDGDKYNGWNGKLEEEMKEIMGVLGRKDQEEYISLGKKALKFNKFLAISGPFLTGLAAIGSAFVGSSPSHGSWAAMLGIVGGALASVVNMVEHGGQVGMVFEMYRSNAGFFEYMQQSIESNLTETDMERRENGEVFEMKVALKLGRSLSDLRNLAASSSSKAEDLDEFGSKLF